The Streptomyces pactum genome contains a region encoding:
- a CDS encoding TetR/AcrR family transcriptional regulator: METDDVLDGAPTADTAARVREVIAEAGVSQREFARRVVMDPSKLSRSLSGTRRFTAAELARIADEGRIDAGWLLGTRPREKDTAPAAGVEGGRPLQIVRETVRLIAEHGFHAVRVADIARACATSSATIHYHFPGRAELLEAAVRWCMDEDTARRAARLAEADDAAAELRQLIALQTPRTAQQRRQWAVWLDLWAEAARSTAVGRLHSEYYRQWRETVADVVRRGVGQGVFRAGVDPQAAALTLTALIDGLATHVLSVSGPSSDSAADAMHAALTAHVTHTILAP; this comes from the coding sequence GTGGAAACCGACGACGTCCTCGACGGCGCACCGACCGCCGACACCGCCGCCCGCGTCCGCGAGGTCATCGCGGAGGCGGGCGTCAGCCAGCGTGAGTTCGCGCGCCGTGTCGTCATGGATCCGTCCAAACTGTCGCGTTCGCTGAGCGGCACCCGCCGCTTCACGGCCGCGGAGCTGGCGCGGATCGCCGACGAGGGCCGCATCGACGCGGGCTGGCTGCTCGGCACCCGGCCCCGCGAGAAGGACACGGCGCCGGCCGCCGGCGTCGAGGGCGGGCGACCGCTGCAGATCGTTCGCGAGACCGTCCGGCTGATCGCGGAGCACGGCTTCCACGCGGTGCGGGTCGCCGACATCGCCCGCGCCTGCGCCACCAGCAGCGCCACGATCCACTACCACTTCCCCGGCCGCGCCGAACTCCTGGAGGCGGCCGTGCGCTGGTGCATGGACGAGGACACCGCACGCCGTGCCGCCCGTCTCGCCGAGGCGGACGACGCGGCGGCGGAGCTGCGCCAGCTCATCGCGCTGCAGACACCGCGCACCGCGCAGCAGCGCCGCCAGTGGGCGGTGTGGCTCGACCTGTGGGCCGAGGCCGCGCGCTCCACGGCGGTGGGCCGGCTGCACTCCGAGTACTACCGGCAGTGGCGGGAGACCGTCGCCGACGTCGTACGCCGAGGTGTCGGTCAGGGCGTGTTCCGCGCCGGGGTCGATCCGCAGGCCGCGGCACTGACGCTGACCGCGCTGATCGACGGCCTGGCGACCCACGTCCTGTCGGTGAGCGGCCCGTCGTCCGACAGTGCCGCGGACGCGATGCACGCGGCACTGACCGCCCACGTCACCCACACGATTCTGGCTCCGTAG
- a CDS encoding 3-hydroxyacyl-CoA dehydrogenase NAD-binding domain-containing protein translates to MTSPETTSPEPASPRTTSPKTTSPELTAPENVRRVACVGAGVIGGGWVAHFLARGYDVTAWDPAPDAGRKLRRLVDAAWPALTSLGLAEGASADRLTVTDTLEQAVAEAEFVQESAPEKLDLKRDLLARLDSATPPGVVIASSTSGYPMTDMQTTAADPSRLVVGHPFNPPYLIPLVEVVGGERTDATAVAWAARFYEVAGKSVITMDNEVPGFIANRLQEALWREALHMVASGEATVRDIDLSITEGPGLRWAVMGPMLTFALAGGEGGMAHMLDHFGPSLKSPWTRLEAPELDKELYDAVVAGCDEAADGRSIADLVTERDRGVIEVLRATGRLDREEDSR, encoded by the coding sequence ATGACCTCACCCGAGACGACCTCACCCGAGCCGGCCTCACCCAGGACGACCTCACCGAAGACGACGTCACCGGAGCTCACCGCACCGGAGAACGTCCGCCGCGTCGCCTGCGTCGGCGCCGGAGTCATCGGCGGCGGCTGGGTCGCCCACTTCCTGGCGCGCGGCTACGACGTGACCGCCTGGGACCCGGCGCCCGACGCCGGGCGGAAGCTGCGCCGCCTGGTCGACGCGGCGTGGCCGGCGCTCACCTCGCTCGGCCTCGCCGAGGGCGCGTCGGCCGACCGGCTCACCGTGACCGACACCCTCGAACAGGCCGTGGCCGAAGCCGAGTTCGTCCAGGAGAGCGCGCCGGAGAAGCTCGACCTCAAGCGCGATCTGCTGGCCCGCCTGGACTCGGCGACACCGCCCGGCGTCGTCATCGCCTCCTCCACCTCCGGCTATCCGATGACCGACATGCAGACGACGGCCGCGGACCCGTCGCGCCTGGTCGTCGGCCACCCGTTCAACCCGCCCTATCTCATCCCGCTCGTCGAGGTCGTCGGCGGCGAGCGCACCGACGCGACGGCGGTCGCCTGGGCCGCCCGGTTCTACGAGGTCGCCGGCAAGTCCGTCATCACGATGGACAACGAGGTACCGGGCTTCATCGCCAACCGCCTCCAGGAGGCCCTGTGGCGGGAGGCGCTGCACATGGTCGCGAGCGGCGAGGCGACGGTCCGGGACATCGACCTGTCGATCACCGAGGGCCCGGGGCTGCGCTGGGCGGTGATGGGGCCGATGCTGACGTTCGCGCTCGCGGGCGGCGAGGGCGGCATGGCGCACATGCTGGACCACTTCGGACCGTCCCTGAAGTCGCCGTGGACCCGCCTCGAAGCGCCGGAGCTGGACAAGGAGCTGTACGACGCCGTGGTGGCGGGCTGCGACGAGGCGGCGGACGGCCGCTCCATCGCGGACCTGGTGACCGAACGCGACCGGGGCGTCATCGAAGTACTGCGCGCCACCGGCCGCCTGGACCGCGAGGAGGACTCCCGATGA
- a CDS encoding 3-keto-5-aminohexanoate cleavage protein: protein MPMTENVIITCALTGAGDTVRKSPHVPVTPEQIARNAVEAAAAGAAVVHIHVRDPETGDPSRDPRLYREVVERVKETGTDVVINLTAGMGGDLVIDPDDPLTHLPGTDLVSGLERLPHVEDLLPDICTLDCGSLNFGDGSNLYVSTPDMLRAGARRIQELGVRPELEIFDTGQLWFAKQLLAEGLLDDPTVFQLCMGIPWGAPADPGVLQSMVNMLPEGARWASFALGRMQMPWVAQSILLGGHVRVGLEDNLYLGKGNKATNAQLVERAVTLTESIGARVATPDEARTALGLEPRK, encoded by the coding sequence ATGCCCATGACCGAGAACGTCATCATCACCTGCGCGCTCACCGGCGCCGGCGACACCGTCCGCAAGAGCCCCCACGTCCCTGTCACTCCGGAGCAGATAGCCCGGAACGCCGTGGAGGCGGCCGCCGCCGGAGCGGCCGTCGTCCACATTCACGTACGCGATCCGGAGACCGGCGATCCGTCCCGCGACCCGAGGCTGTACCGGGAGGTCGTCGAGCGCGTCAAGGAGACCGGCACCGACGTCGTCATCAACCTCACCGCCGGCATGGGCGGCGATCTGGTCATCGACCCGGACGACCCGCTCACCCACCTCCCCGGCACCGACCTCGTCAGCGGTCTGGAGCGCCTTCCGCACGTCGAGGACCTGCTCCCCGACATCTGCACGCTGGACTGCGGCTCGCTCAACTTCGGCGACGGCTCGAACCTCTACGTCTCGACGCCCGACATGCTGCGCGCGGGCGCGCGGCGCATCCAGGAGCTGGGCGTGCGTCCCGAGCTGGAGATCTTCGACACGGGTCAGCTCTGGTTCGCCAAGCAGTTGCTCGCGGAGGGCCTGCTCGACGACCCGACCGTGTTCCAACTGTGCATGGGCATCCCGTGGGGCGCGCCGGCGGACCCCGGAGTGCTCCAGTCGATGGTCAACATGCTGCCGGAAGGCGCGCGTTGGGCGAGCTTCGCGCTCGGCCGGATGCAGATGCCGTGGGTCGCGCAGTCGATCCTGCTCGGCGGGCACGTCCGCGTGGGCCTGGAGGACAACCTGTACCTCGGCAAGGGCAACAAGGCGACCAACGCCCAGCTCGTCGAACGGGCGGTGACCCTCACCGAGTCGATCGGCGCACGCGTCGCGACACCGGACGAGGCCCGCACCGCGCTCGGCCTCGAGCCGCGCAAGTAG
- a CDS encoding thioesterase family protein, translating to MTRLPLFHSTVRREWIDYNGHMSEAFYVLVFGHATDALMIETGLDSGYRESTGCSLYTVESHIRFLRDVPEAAHLSIRTRVLGAAARKTHFVHEMYVVSEPETEPTPEAAPVATTELLAVHVDQRAGRAAEFPDTVRHRFTDLTEPAPDWAGRSIPPP from the coding sequence ATGACGAGACTCCCTCTGTTCCACAGCACGGTCCGCCGGGAGTGGATCGACTACAACGGCCATATGAGCGAGGCGTTCTACGTGCTCGTCTTCGGCCATGCCACGGACGCGCTGATGATCGAGACGGGCCTGGACTCCGGCTACCGCGAGTCCACGGGCTGCTCCCTCTACACGGTCGAGTCCCACATCCGCTTTCTCCGGGACGTGCCCGAGGCCGCCCATCTGTCGATACGCACGCGTGTGCTGGGAGCGGCGGCGCGCAAGACCCACTTCGTGCACGAGATGTACGTGGTGTCCGAACCGGAGACGGAGCCGACGCCCGAGGCGGCCCCGGTGGCGACCACCGAGCTGCTCGCGGTCCATGTCGACCAACGGGCGGGCCGGGCCGCCGAGTTCCCCGACACGGTCCGGCACCGCTTCACCGACCTGACCGAACCGGCTCCGGACTGGGCGGGCCGCTCGATACCGCCCCCGTAG
- the trhA gene encoding PAQR family membrane homeostasis protein TrhA encodes MHVAAEHRADGPPCRSQGDDAGKSAHSVGALVERAADLAEPIKPRLRGWLHAGMVPASLIAGTVLICLARTPQAVLACSVYSVTAWLLFATSAVYHRGTWGPLGEALLRRLDHANIFLIIAGTCTPLAVVLLSPGQRSLLLWIVWAGALAGIAFRVLWVTAPRWLYTPCYLALGWAPVRYLPDFLHTGGAAVLTLIVAGGLLYSAGAVVYALQRPDPSPRWFGFHEVFHALTVAAFTAHYIAISLAAY; translated from the coding sequence ATGCACGTCGCCGCAGAGCACCGTGCAGACGGGCCGCCCTGCCGGTCACAAGGTGACGACGCGGGGAAGAGCGCTCACTCGGTTGGCGCTCTGGTGGAGCGAGCGGCTGACCTGGCTGAACCGATCAAGCCGAGGTTGCGTGGCTGGCTCCATGCCGGGATGGTTCCCGCTTCCCTGATCGCAGGCACCGTACTCATCTGCTTGGCTCGCACCCCGCAGGCGGTCCTGGCCTGCTCCGTGTACTCGGTCACCGCCTGGCTGCTGTTCGCAACGAGTGCCGTCTACCACCGCGGCACCTGGGGGCCGCTCGGCGAAGCTCTTCTGCGACGGCTCGACCACGCCAACATCTTCCTGATCATCGCCGGTACCTGCACCCCCCTGGCCGTAGTTCTCCTCTCACCGGGCCAGCGGTCGCTGCTGCTCTGGATAGTGTGGGCGGGTGCGTTGGCCGGCATCGCCTTCCGGGTCCTATGGGTCACCGCTCCGCGCTGGCTGTACACCCCGTGTTACCTGGCCCTGGGGTGGGCGCCGGTGCGCTACCTGCCCGACTTCCTGCACACCGGCGGGGCAGCCGTACTCACCCTGATCGTCGCCGGCGGTCTTCTCTACAGCGCGGGGGCGGTCGTCTACGCCCTGCAGCGTCCCGACCCCTCACCGCGTTGGTTCGGCTTCCACGAGGTCTTCCACGCCCTGACCGTGGCAGCGTTCACCGCGCACTACATCGCCATCTCGCTCGCCGCCTACTGA
- a CDS encoding MerR family transcriptional regulator has product MPPASTRPTTPLDDDDYPAYTMGRAADMLGTTPAFLRALGEHRLITPLRSEGGHRRYSRYQLRIAARARELVDAGTAVEAACRIIILEDQLEEAQRINEELRAAHDPAQ; this is encoded by the coding sequence ATGCCCCCTGCCAGTACCCGCCCCACCACACCTCTCGATGACGACGACTACCCCGCCTACACGATGGGCCGGGCCGCCGACATGCTCGGCACCACCCCCGCCTTCCTCCGTGCCCTGGGCGAACACCGACTGATCACCCCACTGCGCTCCGAAGGCGGCCACCGCCGCTACTCCCGCTACCAGTTGCGCATCGCCGCCCGCGCCCGCGAACTCGTCGACGCCGGCACCGCCGTCGAAGCCGCCTGCCGCATCATCATCCTCGAGGACCAACTCGAAGAAGCCCAGCGCATCAACGAGGAACTCCGCGCGGCACACGACCCCGCCCAGTAG